The following proteins come from a genomic window of Zygotorulaspora mrakii chromosome 8, complete sequence:
- a CDS encoding uncharacterized protein (similar to Saccharomyces cerevisiae YDR476C; ancestral locus Anc_5.610), protein MGDAAVGRILTHMNKDHKLALVDYLYVYGGVPITDQISNVRLFNIELEYMTLQFQHGAVEYDIEKTILFQPPLNDWSEARERLVSMANEAAKKRNLSTIQVNDMSYPSTVLELIILVLAQLPLVCYYFRSVLYWLPIPLALKQFLDSDVTLLGVTLLAYITHALEVLFLLKPRLEFYRVPTDFLIEWYLFGILEGYAPVKRLEQLATRIKMKEDK, encoded by the coding sequence ATGGGTGATGCAGCAGTGGGGAGAATTCTTACCCATATGAATAAGGACCACAAGCTGGCACTCGTAGACTATCTATATGTATATGGTGGAGTGCCAATCACGGATCAAATTAGCAATGTTCGGCTGTTTAACATCGAATTGGAGTATATGACTTTGCAGTTTCAGCATGGTGCTGTGGAATATGACATTGAGAAGACTATTTTGTTTCAGCCTCCTTTGAATGATTGGTCAGAAGCTAGGGAGAGGCTGGTAAGTATGGCTAACGAAGCCGCAAAAAAACGCAATCTGTCGACCATTCAAGTTAATGACATGTCTTACCCAAGCACTGTACTTGAGCTGATTATCTTGGTACTCGCTCAGTTACCGTTGGTATGCTACTATTTCCGCTCAGTTTTGTATTGGTTGCCAATACCGCTTGCATTGAAGCAGTTCCTGGATAGCGATGTAACGCTGTTGGGTGTTACTCTACTCGCCTATATCACGCATGCGCTGGAAGTGTTGTTTCTATTGAAGCCAAGACTTGAATTTTATAGAGTGCCAACAGACTTTTTAATCGAATGGTATTTGTTTGGCATCTTGGAAGGTTACGCACCAGTGAAAAGGCTGGAGCAATTAGCAACACGAATCAAGATGAAGGAAGATAAGTGA
- the SNF1 gene encoding AMP-activated serine/threonine-protein kinase catalytic subunit SNF1 (similar to Saccharomyces cerevisiae SNF1 (YDR477W); ancestral locus Anc_5.611): protein MSGSNSAESHRHHHHHHHHHSSGHSHGQRSSLTDGSRIGNYQIVKTLGEGSFGKVKLAYHVTTGQKVALKIINKKVLAKSDMQGRIEREISYLRLLRHPHIIKLYGVIKSKDEIIMVIEYAGNELFDYIVQRDKMSEKEARRFFQQIISAVEYCHRHKIVHRDLKPENLLLDEHLNVKIADFGLSNIMTDGNFLKTSCGSPNYAAPEVISGKLYAGPEVDVWSSGVILYVMLCRRLPFDDESIPVLFKNISNGVYTLPKFLSSGAANLIKKMLIVNPLNRISIHGIMEDEWFKVDLPDYLLPPDFKKSIDQEQDQVATTHALKKEEIDDDLVNALSKTMGYERDEIYEALESSKDNSTLNEIRDAYLLIKENKSLIKDLKSDKNACDELDTFLAQSPPTFQQKLNGDDTSSAHDNHQSKKVNSSNFQRTYHQLSFNDQTKEEDSTISLLPTSLPQIHRANMLAKGLPAASKISALGNKKSKTRWHFGIRSRSYPLDVMGEIYIALKNLGAEWAKPSEEDLWTIRVRWKYDVAQNRNNEKIPDLMKMVIQLFQIETNNYLVDFKFDGWESSYGDVSTNSNVSEDEMSTFSAYPFLHLTTRLIMELAVNSQGT from the coding sequence ATGAGCGGCTCGAATAGCGCGGAGTCGCATAGGCACCACCATCACCATCATCACCACCACAGTAGTGGACACAGTCATGGTCAGAGATCGAGCTTGACCGATGGCTCAAGGATTGGTAATTACCAAATCGTGAAAACGTTGGGAGAAGGGTCTTTCGGTAAAGTCAAATTAGCATATCATGTCACGACGGGCCAAAAAGTGGCATTGAAGATTATCAACAAGAAAGTTCTTGCCAAGAGTGACATGCAAGGTCgaattgaaagagaaatctCATATCTAAGGTTATTGAGGCACCCGCATATTATTAAGCTGTATGGCGTCATCAAGTCGAAGGATGAGATTATAATGGTGATTGAATACGCTGGAAATGAGTTGTTTGATTACATTGTGCAGAGGGATAAGAtgagtgaaaaagaagctcGTAGGTTCTTTCAGCAGATAATCAGTGCGGTCGAATACTGCCATCGGCATAAGATTGTGCATCGGGATTTGAAACCGGAAAATTTACTATTGGATGAACATCTGAATGTCAAAATAGCGGATTTTGGACTGTCAAATATTATGACAGACGGTAATTTTTTAAAGACTTCTTGTGGTTCACCAAATTACGCAGCCCCTGAAGTCATAAGTGGGAAACTATATGCTGGTCCTGAAGTGGATGTTTGGTCATCCGGTGTTATCTTATATGTAATGCTTTGTCGCCGATTGCcatttgatgatgaaagtaTCCCAGTTCTTTTTAAAAACATCAGTAATGGTGTTTACACAttaccaaaatttttatcaagtgGAGCTGCaaatttgatcaaaaaaatgcttaTCGTTAATCCATTGAATAGAATTAGCATCCATGGTATCATGGAAGATGAATGGTTTAAAGTAGATCTTCCTGACTATTTACTACCACCAGATTTTAAGAAAAGTATTGACCAAGAACAAGACCAAGTTGCAACAACTCatgctttgaagaaagaagagatcGACGATGATTTAGTCAATGCACTATCGAAAACTATGGGTTACGAAAGGGATGAAATCTACGAGGCGCTAGAGTCAAGTAAGGATAATTCTACTCTTAATGAAATTAGAGATGCgtatcttttgataaaagaaaataaatctCTAataaaagatttgaaaagtgaCAAAAATGCATGTGATGAATTGGACACCTTCTTAGCCCAATCACCACCGACTTTTCagcaaaaattgaatggaGATGATACTTCAAGTGCGCATGATAATCATCAATCTAAAAAGGTCAATAGTAGTAATTTCCAAAGAACCTATCATCAATTGTCATTTAATGATCAAACAAAGGAAGAAGACTCTACAATTTCATTGTTACCTACATCATTACCACAAATTCATAGAGCTAATATGTTAGCCAAAGGTTTACCGGCtgcatcaaaaatatcagcGTTAGGTAATAAAAAGTCCAAAACAAGATGGCATTTTGGTATACGGTCTCGCTCATATCCGTTAGACGTTATGGGAGAGATTTATATTGCTCTGAAAAATCTTGGTGCTGAGTGGGCAAAGCCTTCAGAAGAAGATCTGTGGACCATCAGAGTCAGATGGAAATACGATGTTGCACAAAATAGAAACAATGAAAAGATCCCAgacttgatgaaaatggttATACAATTGTTTCAAATTGAGACAAATAACTATCTGGtagatttcaaatttgacgGTTGGGAAAGTAGTTACGGCGATGTTTCAACGAATTCAAATGTCtcagaagatgaaatgagtACATTTTCGGCCTATCCATTCCTTCATCTAACAACAAGATTGATCATGGAACTAGCTGTCAATAGTCAAGGAACTTGA
- the HST3 gene encoding NAD-dependent histone deacetylase HST3 (similar to Saccharomyces cerevisiae HST3 (YOR025W); ancestral locus Anc_5.612), with protein sequence MPMLMLSQEIEQHASEEEKDCCSSDNSGTACESTPSPKASRASSLYTSFQRVELKTSRLTPIVDFEKDHEVLQLINRTLNRSRRMIVLTGAGISCNAGIPDFRSSTGLYDLVKKQFPELSIRSGQEMFDISLFRDEQKISVFAAFMEKLYSSVKLAQPTKTHRFIAHLKDRSKLLRCYTQNIDGLEEILGLAMSNNRTEPNESLNSHWKNCDVIQLHGDLNTLACTSCFHVFSWNRFWSRSLRRGELPTCPSCEEKNQRRSREGKRNIQCAGFLRPNIVLYGENHPSCESIAQGLNFDILRGRPDFFIIMGTSLKVDGVRRLVKQISKQVHERGGIVLLVNKTTIGESSWHGIIDYQLMCDCDTWVSYLESQIPDFFKTQEQVEKLRQLKREASDLRKKRLEEQRNSDKNNNALKTPPQTPIKVEDAKSEKIGKLDSAMNKVKRKLMTSDSRYDGKSPYKRTVTMALKKEQKIAENS encoded by the coding sequence atgcCAATGCTCATGTTAAGTCAAGAAATAGAGCAACACGCTTCTGAGGAGGAAAAAGATTGTTGTTCAAGCGATAATAGTGGCACTGCATGCGAATCAACACCCAGCCCTAAAGCTAGTAGGGCATCGTCATTATATACatcatttcaaagagtaGAGCTCAAAACGTCACGTCTGACGCCGATAGTCGATTTCGAGAAGGATCATGAAGTTTTGCAACTAATAAACCGAACTCTAAACAGATCTAGAAGGATGATAGTATTGACTGGGGCAGGCATATCATGTAATGCAGGCATTCCAGATTTTAGATCTTCAACAGGGCTTTACGATTTGGtgaaaaaacaatttcCCGAACTTTCAATAAGATCTGGCCAAGAGATGTTCGATATTTCTTTGTTTAGAGATGAACAAAAGATATCTGTATTTGCTGCATTTATGGAAAAACTTTATTCCAGTGTTAAGTTAGCACAGCCCACAAAGACGCATAGATTCATAGCACATCTGAAAGACAGGAGCAAACTCTTGCGGTGCTATACACAAAACATTGATGGTTTAGAAGAAATCCTAGGATTAGCGATGTCTAATAATCGAACAGAACCTAACGAAAGTTTGAACTCGCATTGGAAGAATTGTGATGTTATACAATTACATGGAGATCTAAACACATTAGCATGCACAAGTTGCTTCCATGTATTTTCCTGGAATAGATTTTGGTCTCGCTCACTTAGAAGAGGTGAATTACCAACTTGCCCATCGTGtgaggaaaaaaatcaaagaagatcaagagaAGGCAAAAGGAATATTCAGTGTGCGGGATTTTTGAGACCTAACATTGTTTTATATGGTGAAAATCATCCTTCCTGCGAATCTATTGCTCAGGGTTTGAATTTCGATATACTTAGGGGTAGAccagattttttcattattatgGGCACAAGCTTAAAAGTGGATGGTGTAAGAAGGCTAGTAAAACAGATAAGTAAACAGGTCCATGAACGCGGTGGTATTGTACTTCTAGTCAACAAAACAACAATAGGAGAATCTTCATGGCATGGCATAATAGATTACCAACTGATGTGTGATTGCGATACTTGGGTATCATATCTCGAAAGTCAGATAccagattttttcaagacaCAAGAACAAGTAGAGAAACTAAGGCAGCTAAAGAGAGAAGCCAGTGATcttagaaaaaaaagacttGAGGAACAAAGGAATAGCGATAAAAACAATAATGCATTAAAAACTCCCCCACAAACACCAATCAAAGTTGAGGATGCtaaatctgaaaaaattgggAAGCTCGATAGTGCTATGAACAaggtgaaaagaaaacttaTGACTTCCGACTCTCGATATGATGGTAAATCACCCTATAAAAGAACAGTCACAATGGCACTAaagaaagagcaaaaaATAGCTGAAAATAGCTGA
- the SNM1 gene encoding Snm1p (similar to Saccharomyces cerevisiae SNM1 (YDR478W); ancestral locus Anc_5.613) has product MSSKRQKSEKFRDSHLKQKYNLIHLLPSLEAPALSALYLKSFLNATKKYELCLPSSIVDSDAKFCGKCGCVRISNFNTKMWIDEDTADKTGSNQRTLIYLCLNCGRKAKFPLICEPQEDEVNQQENSNNAGFVANWPKSVEKKDVNKVLKKNTAKERAKKRKSSTLSSMLAEKSESQKKKTLSSLNLESFMEHD; this is encoded by the coding sequence ATGTCCTCGAAACGTcaaaaatctgaaaagtTCAGAGATAGCCATTTGAAGCAAAAATACAATCTTATCCATTTGTTACCATCGTTAGAGGCACCTGCATTATCTGCCCTGTACCTAAAAAGTTTTTTAAATGCTACCAAGAAGTATGAATTATGTTTACCATCAAGTATAGTTGATTCTGATGCCAAATTTTGTGGCAAATGTGGTTGCGTAAGAATCtcaaatttcaatacaaAGATGTGGATTGACGAAGATACAGCTGACAAGACAGGttcaaatcaaagaacTCTTATATACTTGTGTCTGAACTGTGGAAGAAAAGCCAAGTTTCCATTAATTTGTGAACCTCAAGAAGATGAAGTTAATCAACAGGAAAACTCTAATAATGCAGGTTTTGTAGCTAATTGGCCCAAGTCAgtagagaaaaaagatgtgaACAAAgtcttgaagaaaaatacagCGAAGGAACGTGCTAAGAAGAGGAAATCGAGTACATTGTCAAGCATGCTTGCTGAGAAAAGTGAGAgtcagaagaaaaaaacgtTATCTTCGTTAAACTTGGAATCTTTTATGGAACATGACTAA
- the PEX29 gene encoding Pex29p (similar to Saccharomyces cerevisiae PEX29 (YDR479C); ancestral locus Anc_5.614), with protein sequence MESVTSFFWNEGAKTSELTNTSSKRSSIGSDTIQTSSPMKDGKIHKGDNSRSAGSANGASSNPLSSSGLQKAMTETLIEKIIKMALSPSSEMAVDNIENRMAAAKDRPSLSVQIMSRNFILMNSRLSLPFTVINEIIRIFDWKNPAYTISMIFLYTYIVLKPIPTVTAIPIFYLLFGVMVPEYLYIHKPNYSPLLKANPVPAQGPPLRKAEVPKPVPELSQEFVLNLTDLQNHLLIYVRIYDCIHSILVKFAFFVNEPISAFIYVLLLLFAIINIFTIESIIKFVPVKEILLVVGWSFAIIMHPKNREQVFTGIYSEETRLKLLTLTNKCESAIEKQLNYTEPREHRMVAIYEIQKFKRKEKGWVTIGYSSDDYTLFSDLRIKELKIEDNCIPLLEDVKAPISWDWIDNTTWALDLDPTEWLERGFIEYVDVDHDTKWVYDLNLDGTKGNYRRRMWTNVCIRKIEFDTEEEGKTSQKTDVNETIGNSKSLAVTRGSLSGSSDEPRPGMKTMASTSSLNSAISTSDSSHSVKPDASKAVTSLVTALNSP encoded by the coding sequence ATGGAGTCCGTGACTAGCTTCTTTTGGAATGAGGGAGCAAAGACTAGTGAATTGACTAATACTTCATCAAAACGTTCAAGCATAGGATCCGATACGATACAAACGAGCAGCCCCATGAAGGATGGCAAGATCCACAAGGGTGATAACTCGAGATCAGCAGGAAGTGCGAATGGTGCTTCCTCTAATCCACTTTCCAGCTCTGGGCTGCAGAAGGCAATGACAGAGACTCTAATAGAAAAGATAATCAAGATGGCCCTATCACCATCATCGGAGATGGCTGTTGATAATATAGAGAACAGAATGGCAGCCGCTAAAGATAGACCAAGTTTATCTGTTCAAATTATGAGTCgaaattttattttgatgaattcaaGACTGAGTTTACCTTTCACAGTTATAAATGAGATAATAAGAATATTCGATTGGAAAAATCCGGCTTATActatttcaatgatttttctttacaCATATATCGTTTTAAAGCCTATACCAACGGTAACTGCAATACCCATCTTCTATTTACTCTTCGGGGTTATGGTACCTGAGTATTTATATATTCATAAACCCAATTACTCTCCCTTACTGAAAGCCAATCCAGTACCTGCACAGGGGCCACCCTTAAGAAAAGCTGAAGTGCCGAAACCAGTTCCAGAATTGAGCCAAGAATTTGTTCTGAATTTGACTGATCTACAGAATCATTTGCTAATATATGTTAGAATATATGATTGCATTCATTCCATACTTGTTAAGTTTGctttttttgtcaatgaACCAATATCAGCATTCATATACGTACTTCTGCTACTTTTTGCGATAATAAACATCTTTACCATAGAATCAATCATTAAATTTGTGCCTGTTAAAGAAATCCTGCTGGTAGTGGGTTGGTCGTTCGCTATCATAATGCACCCTAAGAATAGGGAACAAGTTTTCACAGGAATATATTCAGAGGAGACACGACTCAAATTATTAACGTTGACCAATAAATGTGAAAGTGCTATCGAGAAACAGCTAAACTATACCGAACCTAGAGAGCACCGAATGGTTGCCATTtatgaaattcaaaaattcaaaaggaagGAAAAAGGTTGGGTGACGATAGGTTACTCAAGCGATGATTACAcattattttcagatttgagAATCAAGGAACTGAAAATCGAGGACAATTGTATACCACTTTTAGAAGATGTCAAGGCGCCTATATCATGGGACTGGATAGATAACACAACATGGGCTCTCGATTTGGACCCCACAGAATGGCTTGAGAGAGGTTTTATAGAGTACGTTGACGTTGATCACGATACAAAATGGGTTTATGACTTGAACCTGGACGGCACAAAGGGTAATTACCGCAGAAGGATGTGGACAAACGTTTGTATTAGGAAAATTGAGTTTGACACTGAGGAAGAAGGTAAAACCTCTCAAAAGACTGACGTAAATGAGACTATTGGAAACAGCAAAAGTCTTGCAGTTACAAGAGGCTCTTTGTCAGGGTCATCAGACGAACCACGTCCCGGGATGAAGACAATGGCCTCAACATCATCACTAAATAGTGCCATCAGCACGTCGGATAGTTCTCATTCAGTAAAGCCTGACGCCTCAAAGGCAGTCACAAGTCTTGTCACTGCTCTCAACTCTCCATAA
- the BUB3 gene encoding Bub3p (similar to Saccharomyces cerevisiae BUB3 (YOR026W); ancestral locus Anc_5.615), translating into MGNHEMLEIVPAPQDYISDVVLLADRSLIVVTSWDGSMTLYEYDVGRITLKERLTHRFALTSCCYVESLHKLYVGTVQGEILEADLDSKRFCPVANNKAELGISSICRYRKSIIFGSWDGLLQVIDCSTNLITTQQSLPKGSKVLSMDANDSKLIVATTGNKTICFELPLNGSNGFEVESGLKYQARRVKLTPEGDGYVSSSLDGRVAVEYFNDSARKFAFRCHRMNLVDINFVFPVNALGFVPNKPLLYTGGSDGNVSCWNIVSRKKIEQLPKFNENGVVQLACSDKILVVATSDDSFKTNAVINEDLTQLQPSRLYILYL; encoded by the coding sequence ATGGGAAACCATGAGATGTTAGAAATTGTCCCTGCTCCTCAAGATTATATTAGCGATGTTGTGCTTTTGGCGGACAGGTCTCTTATTGTCGTGACTTCTTGGGATGGCTCAATGACATTATATGAGTATGATGTGGGTAGAATTACTCTGAAGGAACGGTTGACTCATAGATTCGCACTAACAAGTTGCTGTTACGTTGAATCACTGCATAAATTATATGTTGGAACTGTTCAGGGAGAAATATTGGAGGCTGATTTAGATTCCAAAAGGTTCTGTCCTGTAGCAAATAACAAAGCGGAGTTAGGGATATCAAGTATATGTCGCTATCGTAAATCTATAATATTCGGATCATGGGATGGCCTACTTCAGGTCATTGATTGCAGTACCAATCTAATCACGACACAACAGAGCTTACCAAAAGGATCGAAAGTACTGTCTATGGATGCGAACGATAGTAAGCTAATAGTTGCTACAACTGGTAACAAGACGATATGTTTTGAACTACCTTTGAATGGTAGCAATGGGTTTGAGGTCGAATCCGGTTTAAAATATCAGGCCAGAAGAGTGAAATTGACGCCGGAAGGTGATGGTTACGTTTCAAGTTCCCTGGACGGTCGCGTTGCAgttgaatatttcaacgATAGCGCACGGAAATTTGCCTTTCGATGTCATAGAATGAACCTTGTGGATATCAATTTTGTGTTTCCTGTCAATGCGCTAGGTTTTGTGCCCAATAAGCCGCTTCTATATACCGGTGGATCTGATGGTAACGTATCTTGCTGGAACATAGTCTCACGCAAGAAGATAGAGCAGTTGCCCAAGTTCAATGAGAACGGCGTCGTTCAATTGGCATGTAGCGACAAGATATTAGTTGTGGCGACATCTGATGATTCTTTCAAGACAAATGCTGTGATAAATGAAGATTTAACTCAATTACAACCAAGTAGACTGTATATTTTGTATCTATAA
- the RKM4 gene encoding ribosomal lysine N-methyltransferase (similar to Saccharomyces cerevisiae SET7 (YDR257C); ancestral locus Anc_5.616) codes for MKVKMDAFGEATTKFLQWLNEVGLVKISPKVSVEDRRKVNEGRCVVTTDNVQAKEILFEIPRGSILNVATSKLGETYPEIGKVLLEEMGHWEGLVLCLLYEMNALKEKSRWWDYFSILPERGCLQTLIYWPDEELELLRPSLIVDRVGKNDAREMFDRIKGYVTEFSGEFAEEIGGFTWEDFLYVASVIMSYSFDVENAITEDKELVEENQSSNVKNDGYMKSMIPLADTLNSDTKKCNANLTYDIENLKMSATAEIQKGAQVYNIYGDHPNAELLRRYGYVEWDGSKYDFAELPLSLILQKITQYFNVDAELIEALLDIMKERRQFFDLFEGEEVIVSSYDCYRDAQLPLEGVLLIQILCLFLQKSNAKTIKGLEREKELFMIAQKSIELLKSSRVTKKCLKLWEICVEARLSNYPTHAFREVCPDHESYCDIENLRQLMVDRVLQSEVESLQDCLFALDLDFRSVDDSTAFDSIQKRKRVQKKQKMVKKVKKQN; via the coding sequence ATGAAGGTGAAAATGGATGCGTTTGGGGAAGCAACGACGAAGTTTTTACAATGGTTGAATGAAGTCGGGCTTGTGAAAATATCTCCAAAGGTGAGCGTCGAAGAtagaagaaaagtgaaTGAGGGCAGATGTGTAGTGACCACAGATAATGTTCAAGCGAAAGAAATACTGTTTGAGATTCCAAGAGGGTCAATTTTGAACGTGGCTACTTCGAAGCTCGGTGAAACGTACCCCGAAATTGGTAAAGTTTTGCTGGAAGAAATGGGTCACTGGGAAGGTCTGGTGCTGTGTCTTCTCTACGAGATGAATGCTTTGAAGGAGAAAAGCCGTTGGTGGGACTATTTTTCGATACTTCCAGAAAGAGGATGTCTGCAGACACTTATTTACTGGCCTGACGAAGAATTGGAGCTTCTAAGACCGTCCCTTATAGTCGATCGTGTGGGAAAGAACGATGCCAGAGAAATGTTTGATAGAATCAAGGGCTATGTGACGGAGTTTTCAGGTGAATTCGCTGAAGAAATAGGTGGCTTTACGTGGGAAGACTTTTTATACGTCGCAAGTGTGATCATGTCATACTCTTTTGATGTAGAGAATGCTATTACTGAAGACAAAGAACTAGTTGAGGAAAATCAATCGTCAAATGTCAAAAATGACGGCTACATGAAGTCAATGATACCGCTGGCTGATACATTGAACTCAGAcacaaaaaaatgcaatgCGAATTTGACATATGATATCGAGAACTTGAAAATGTCAGCTACAGCTGAGATACAGAAGGGTGCGCAGGTATACAATATATATGGGGATCATCCAAATGCAGAACTTCTGAGAAGATACGGATATGTTGAATGGGATGGTTCCAAGTACGATTTTGCAGAGCTACCATTGTCGCTTATCTTACAAAAAATTACTCAATACTTCAACGTGGATGCAGAGTTAATAGAGGCTTTGCTTGACATAATGAAGGAGAGACGGcaattctttgatttgtTTGAAGGCGAAGAAGTAATTGTGAGCTCCTACGATTGTTATAGAGATGCTCAATTGCCATTGGAAGGTGTTCTACTGATTCAAATATTATGCTTGTTTTTACAAAAGTCGAATGCAAAGACTATCAAAGGATTAGAAAGGGAAAAGGAACTATTCATGATTGCACAAAAATCCATAGAACTACTTAAATCTAGTCGTGttacaaaaaaatgccTCAAATTATGGGAAATATGTGTTGAAGCACGTCTAAGTAATTATCCAACGCACGCCTTTCGTGAAGTCTGCCCGGACCATGAATCGTATTGTGATATTGAAAACCTACGGCAATTAATGGTTGACAGAGTTTTGCAGAGTGAAGTGGAATCTTTGCAGGATTGCCTTTTCGCACTAGATTTGGATTTTAGATCTGTTGATGATTCGACAGCATTTGATAGTATtcaaaagaggaaaagggttcaaaagaaacaaaagatgGTCAAAAAGGTTAAAAAGCAAAATTAA
- the STI1 gene encoding Hsp90 cochaperone STI1 (similar to Saccharomyces cerevisiae STI1 (YOR027W); ancestral locus Anc_5.617), whose product MSADEYKQQGNAAFAAKDYEKAVELFSKGIEVSEPANHVLYSNRSACFASMKKFAEALKDAEECVKINPSWSKGYNRVGAARFGLGNLDEAEKSFERALELDSSNKAAKDGLQQVQQAKSPKQQMPDLGLGQMFSDPNMIEKLKANPKTADMMKDPQLVAKVTQLKNNPQALSQDLFSDPRLMTIMATLMGIDLNMNPGEEPKKEEPKKEEVQKEAAKESEPKQEETSKESELEPEAMEVDDKGTQVEAEEAKSEGNKLYKARKFDEAIEQYQRAWDLHKDITYLNNRAAAEYEKGDYETAIATLNTAVEQGRESRADYKVIAKSFARIGNAYHKMNDFKKSIDYYQKSLTEFRNADVLTKLRNTEKELKKQEAEAYIDPEKAEEARLEGRDFFTKADWPNAVKAYTEMIKRAPEDARGYSNRAAALAKLMSFPEAIADCDRAIQKDPNFIKAYIRKASAQIAVKEYAAAIETLEEARGKDKELYNGANSKEIEQLYYKANSQRFQPSDANESPEETYQRAMKDPEVAKIMQDPVMQSILQQAQQNPAALQEHMQNPDVFKKIQTLIAAGIIRTGR is encoded by the coding sequence ATGAGTGCTGATGAATATAAACAACAGGGTAACGCTGCGTTTGCTGCCAAGGATTACGAAAAGGCAGTAGAGCTCTTCTCAAAGGGTATTGAGGTCTCTGAACCGGCAAATCATGTTTTGTATTCCAACAGATCAGCTTGTTTTGCGTCGATGAAAAAGTTCGCTGAAGCTCTAAAGGATGCGGAAGAATGTGTTAAGATCAATCCAAGTTGGTCCAAAGGTTACAATAGAGTTGGAGCCGCACGGTTTGGTCTTGGTAACTTGGACGAAGCAGAAAAGAGTTTTGAGAGAGCGCTCGAGTTGGATTCAAGTAACAAGGCAGCAAAGGATGGACTACAGCAAGTACAGCAGGCAAAATCTCCCAAGCAGCAGATGCCTGATTTGGGGCTAGGCCAGATGTTCAGCGATCCAAACATGATTGAGAAGTTGAAGGCTAATCCTAAAACTGCAGATATGATGAAGGATCCGCAGTTGGTTGCCAAAGTCACgcagttgaaaaataatcCGCAAGCATTGAGCCAGGACCTGTTTAGCGATCCAAGATTAATGACTATCATGGCTACATTGATGGGTATTGATTTGAACATGAACCCTGGTGAAGaaccaaaaaaagaggagCCTAAGAAGGAAGAAGTACAGAAGGAAGCAGCAAAGGAGAGCGAACCAAAGCAAGAGGAAACCTCGAAGGAATCAGAACTAGAACCGGAGGCAATGGAAGTGGATGATAAAGGAACACAAGTCGAAGCGGAAGAGGCGAAATCTGAAGGTAACAAATTGTACAAGGCACGTAAATTTGACGAGGCTATCGAACAGTATCAAAGAGCTTGGGATTTGCACAAAGATATTACCTACTTGAATAACAGAGCCGCTGCTGAATACGAAAAGGGCGACTATGAAACTGCTATAGCCACTTTGAATACGGCTGTTGAGCAAGGAAGAGAATCAAGGGCAGACTATAAAGTTATtgcaaaatcttttgcACGTATTGGTAACGCCTACCACAAAATGAATGActttaaaaaatcaatagaTTATTACCAGAAATCGCTTACGGAATTCAGAAATGCGGATGTTTTGACCAAATTAAGAAATACGGAAAAGGAACTTAAGAAACAAGAAGCAGAAGCATATATTGATCCAGAAAAGGCAGAAGAGGCCCGTTTGGAAGGTAGAGACTTTTTCACGAAAGCCGATTGGCCTAATGCTGTTAAAGCATACACTGAAATGATTAAGAGAGCCCCAGAAGACGCAAGAGGTTATTCCAACAGGGCCGCTGCATTAGCCAAACTTATGTCATTTCCTGAAGCAATTGCTGATTGTGACAGAGCAATACAAaaagatccaaattttATTAAAGCTTACATCAGAAAGGCTTCTGCTCAAATTGCTGTCAAGGAATATGCTGCAGCCATAGAAACTTTGGAAGAAGCGCGTGGGAAGGACAAGGAATTGTATAATGGTGctaattcaaaagaaatagaacAATTATATTACAAAGCAAATTCTCAAAGGTTCCAGCCGAGCGATGCAAACGAAAGTCCAGAAGAGACCTATCAAAGAGCAATGAAGGACCCGGAAGTTGCAAAGATCATGCAAGATCCTGTAATGCAAAGTATTTTACAGCAAGCTCAACAAAACCCCGCAGCTCTTCAAGAACATATGCAAAATCCAGATGTcttcaagaaaattcaaacttTGATCGCTGCTGGCATCATCCGCACAGGTCGCTAG